One part of the Terriglobia bacterium genome encodes these proteins:
- a CDS encoding TOMM precursor leader peptide-binding protein has product MNKRDTSPSTVHIFSVGDFGQAVAARLKAQRSEVIETVVMNDTVPIPGVWPDSRVTVIAGWRPNPNLCELLEEFSYQRQRPFVPLFQVSGALRLGPVVVPGEGPCWSCWMRRFKQHAEWSEAETALLDHYARQPESGPRGFLEPFAVMAAARLSHTIQQLLDQEPIAGQIWQIHMLTREITKSLVIGMHGCPRCGLNRAAPARTFVRMHEELAHLWDSASGEGD; this is encoded by the coding sequence ATGAACAAACGAGACACGTCGCCCAGCACAGTTCACATATTTTCGGTAGGCGATTTCGGACAGGCTGTTGCCGCGCGGCTGAAAGCGCAGCGGTCTGAAGTCATCGAAACGGTGGTAATGAACGACACGGTTCCCATACCCGGCGTGTGGCCTGATAGCCGTGTGACCGTGATAGCGGGCTGGCGTCCCAACCCAAACCTGTGCGAACTGCTGGAAGAGTTCAGCTACCAGCGGCAACGGCCATTTGTACCTTTATTTCAGGTCTCGGGCGCTCTTCGTCTCGGCCCTGTTGTGGTTCCCGGCGAAGGCCCATGCTGGAGCTGTTGGATGCGACGTTTCAAGCAGCATGCGGAATGGTCGGAAGCGGAAACGGCATTGCTGGACCACTATGCGCGGCAACCTGAGTCCGGTCCCCGTGGATTTCTGGAGCCATTTGCCGTAATGGCGGCTGCCAGGCTGTCGCACACCATTCAGCAACTGTTGGACCAGGAACCCATCGCCGGGCAAATCTGGCAGATTCATATGCTGACCCGCGAGATTACCAAGAGTCTGGTAATCGGTATGCATGGTTGTCCGCGATGCGGGCTGAATCGCGCCGCGCCGGCACGGACCTTCGTCCGCATGCATGAAGAGCTCGCACATCTCTGGGATTCGGCAAGTGGAGAAGGGGATTGA
- the cysD gene encoding sulfate adenylyltransferase subunit CysD produces the protein MEVFTARAREADLRVPRLSHLDLLEAESIHILREVAAEFANPVMLYSIGKDSSVMLRLAQKAFYPDKVPFPMLHVDTGFKFREMIEFRDRNCRQLGLRLIVHSNLQAIQEGANPFRLGTTRCCALLKTQALLDALRTHNVDAAIGGARREEEKSRAKERVFSFRDSFGQWEPKNQRPELWNIYNTRTNKEESIRVFPLSNWTELDIWQYIERENIPVVPLYFAELREVVIRGNMIIPLQHAGKLLPGEEAQKISCRMRSLGCTYCTGAMLSTADTVPKIVEELQTLTRSERESRVIDHDQEASMELKKREGYF, from the coding sequence ATGGAAGTTTTCACCGCGAGAGCGCGGGAGGCGGACCTGCGCGTCCCGCGACTTTCCCATCTGGATCTCCTCGAGGCGGAAAGCATTCACATACTTCGGGAGGTGGCAGCCGAGTTCGCGAATCCCGTGATGCTCTACTCCATCGGGAAAGACTCGTCCGTCATGCTGCGCCTTGCGCAGAAGGCCTTTTATCCCGATAAAGTCCCGTTCCCCATGTTGCATGTGGATACGGGATTCAAGTTCCGCGAGATGATCGAATTTCGCGACCGGAATTGCCGCCAGTTGGGTTTGCGGCTGATCGTGCATTCCAATCTCCAGGCAATCCAGGAAGGCGCCAATCCTTTCCGGCTCGGCACTACGCGTTGTTGCGCCCTGCTGAAGACCCAGGCGCTCCTTGATGCGCTCAGGACCCACAACGTCGATGCCGCGATCGGAGGCGCGCGGCGCGAGGAAGAGAAGTCGCGGGCCAAAGAAAGAGTGTTTTCGTTTCGCGACTCTTTTGGACAATGGGAGCCGAAGAACCAGCGCCCCGAACTGTGGAACATCTATAACACGCGCACCAACAAGGAAGAAAGCATACGAGTATTTCCGCTTTCGAACTGGACGGAGCTGGACATCTGGCAGTACATCGAGCGCGAAAACATACCCGTGGTGCCTCTCTATTTCGCGGAACTCCGCGAAGTGGTCATCCGCGGAAACATGATCATTCCGCTGCAGCACGCCGGGAAACTGCTGCCCGGAGAGGAGGCGCAAAAAATCTCATGTCGGATGCGCTCCCTGGGTTGCACTTACTGTACGGGCGCCATGCTGTCGACTGCGGACACGGTTCCGAAAATCGTGGAAGAGCTGCAAACGCTCACACGCTCGGAGCGCGAGAGCCGAGTGATCGATCACGACCAGGAAGCTTCCATGGAGCTGAAGAAAAGGGAGGGATATTTTTGA
- a CDS encoding SagB family peptide dehydrogenase: protein MALLDGTRTLLELESAVPGVPAEHVQTTVSLLFNCGLIENGVAEPDPTANQQTLDFFRRHVGVTGTNSSGEQAYKRLQTSEVVILGGGRQEQALKSVLETTGVGRVLLLDRESLNGLSPASGVAPEQSLVISLAFGPEDVEWHFSVDDWCRNHHLSWLRVSVGSVDNVADIGPLFSEKSSACYGCFQAVHGPIPTVAPVDSAATLSADEIQFWLSMVAVEVIYLLSKMAPPTTGHDFQRYRMKEWQASRLSVPRIPGCEKCRPIPAVFPMNSKLLHTATVFEDCVSIQSLAFSGPNNGAATAQKAIALTFETKRAPNCPLFALPGEMPKLDRGSLDVLHERSVGSNQPLTLREVAAILMLTGGIRESARGEEQTKRWAATAGNLGSVELYLLARNVDGLPPGLYLYQPREHSLAAFHRRGGELKAGEFMQRLVRKRGDELPDALVLFTGAYHRLSRKYGPFGYRLVNLDAGAALSQMHLAATALGIRSSTAKLWADDLMEEQLNLEPWQEQSTAVAELYGTAAVSSDHSQEKSLAGCVPASGKAAHEFRDLPVHEIVQTLYRESRRLEQDLEAPPAHIPQELLVRDQQEENLVPLPEPARGGRLISDNFGRRYSTRHYGHEPVSLSQISTMLQCAYAEDMHVWPEEHAAGLPLTFIVLALKVEGCEPGIYRYQPSRHELAWIAPAPSKQDALELFPQPEFSAAPVVIWSFGNLVAACTRHGSFGHRLLLLRAGSAGHRLWMAGLGMGLAGCLVAGVVPGAARRQFGFDGYKHASLLAFAVGYGAQGAK, encoded by the coding sequence ATGGCCCTGCTGGATGGCACACGGACCCTGCTAGAACTCGAATCTGCTGTGCCGGGTGTTCCCGCGGAACACGTCCAAACCACCGTGAGCCTGCTCTTTAACTGCGGCCTGATCGAAAACGGGGTTGCCGAACCTGACCCCACCGCGAACCAGCAAACGCTGGATTTTTTCCGCCGTCATGTTGGCGTAACCGGGACAAACTCCAGCGGCGAGCAGGCCTATAAAAGGCTGCAAACGTCAGAAGTGGTCATTCTCGGCGGCGGACGACAGGAGCAGGCGCTGAAGTCTGTGCTTGAAACAACGGGAGTAGGCCGCGTGCTCTTGCTTGACCGGGAATCGTTGAATGGGTTGTCTCCCGCATCGGGGGTTGCGCCAGAGCAATCTCTCGTTATTTCTCTTGCGTTCGGCCCCGAGGACGTTGAGTGGCACTTTTCGGTCGATGACTGGTGCCGGAATCATCATCTCTCCTGGTTGCGAGTATCTGTGGGTTCAGTGGACAATGTGGCTGACATTGGACCGTTGTTCAGCGAAAAGTCGAGCGCGTGCTACGGCTGTTTCCAGGCCGTACATGGCCCGATTCCCACGGTTGCGCCTGTGGATAGTGCTGCAACCCTGAGCGCCGACGAAATTCAATTCTGGCTGAGCATGGTGGCGGTTGAAGTTATCTACCTTTTGAGCAAGATGGCGCCGCCTACCACCGGCCATGATTTCCAACGATATCGCATGAAGGAGTGGCAGGCCAGCCGTCTGTCTGTGCCGCGCATTCCGGGATGCGAAAAGTGTCGTCCGATTCCGGCAGTTTTCCCGATGAACAGTAAGCTTTTGCACACGGCGACCGTCTTCGAGGACTGCGTCAGCATACAATCGCTGGCCTTTTCCGGGCCGAACAACGGCGCCGCGACCGCGCAGAAAGCAATTGCGCTCACCTTTGAGACCAAGCGGGCGCCCAATTGCCCTCTTTTTGCTTTACCGGGTGAAATGCCGAAGCTGGACCGCGGCAGCCTGGACGTCCTCCATGAACGGTCTGTCGGTTCCAATCAACCGCTCACACTGCGAGAAGTCGCCGCCATTCTCATGTTGACCGGCGGCATCCGGGAATCCGCTCGAGGAGAGGAACAGACAAAGAGATGGGCAGCCACCGCGGGAAATCTTGGCTCGGTTGAACTCTACTTGCTGGCCCGCAATGTGGACGGCCTGCCCCCGGGACTCTATTTGTACCAGCCGCGCGAGCATTCCCTGGCAGCTTTCCACCGCCGCGGAGGCGAGCTGAAAGCAGGCGAGTTCATGCAGCGCCTGGTGCGCAAAAGAGGGGATGAATTGCCGGATGCTCTCGTGCTCTTTACCGGCGCTTATCACCGGCTCAGCCGCAAGTACGGACCATTCGGCTACCGCCTGGTAAATCTAGATGCCGGGGCCGCGCTGAGCCAGATGCATCTGGCGGCAACAGCCCTGGGAATCCGGTCCAGCACCGCGAAGCTCTGGGCAGACGATTTAATGGAAGAGCAGTTGAATCTCGAACCCTGGCAGGAGCAGTCGACGGCAGTAGCCGAGCTGTATGGAACGGCGGCGGTTTCGAGCGATCACTCTCAGGAAAAGTCTTTGGCGGGCTGTGTGCCCGCATCGGGCAAAGCGGCGCATGAGTTCCGTGACCTGCCCGTGCATGAGATCGTGCAAACACTCTATCGCGAAAGTAGACGGCTGGAACAGGATCTTGAAGCGCCGCCCGCACACATTCCGCAGGAGCTTCTCGTCCGCGACCAGCAGGAGGAAAACCTGGTTCCATTGCCGGAACCGGCGCGGGGAGGAAGGCTGATTTCCGATAATTTTGGCCGGCGTTATTCCACACGCCATTACGGCCACGAGCCCGTGTCCTTGAGCCAGATCAGCACCATGTTGCAATGTGCCTATGCGGAAGACATGCATGTGTGGCCTGAAGAACACGCGGCTGGGCTTCCGCTGACGTTCATCGTGCTTGCGTTGAAGGTGGAAGGATGCGAGCCCGGAATCTATCGATATCAGCCGTCGCGCCATGAACTGGCGTGGATCGCTCCCGCTCCTTCAAAACAAGATGCGTTGGAACTGTTCCCCCAACCCGAGTTCTCAGCGGCACCCGTGGTGATATGGAGTTTTGGAAATCTGGTTGCGGCATGCACCCGCCATGGCTCGTTTGGACATCGGCTATTGCTTTTACGCGCAGGATCAGCCGGCCACCGGCTCTGGATGGCCGGGCTGGGAATGGGCCTTGCCGGTTGCCTGGTCGCTGGAGTTGTGCCCGGCGCGGCACGGCGGCAGTTCGGATTTGATGGTTACAAACACGCTAGTCTGCTTGCCTTTGCCGTTGGTTATGGGGCCCAAGGCGCCAAATAA
- a CDS encoding YcaO-like family protein — protein sequence MDPGHQPDKLNGLFQPLGGLLGGFTRFRAASDEPLLFTRIERLGDVGQVWSNVGRKRRGPHVRESVEGAGVGLSEPAAAVRAKAEALERYCACVLTDDQFIRASANELGGAALDLSIIPRCSANELSNPRCPLLLPDKALPIRWVKGISLFDGRQVYLPVIMIYLYAGIEGPGERIWFPISTGCAAHTTLESALLAGILEVVERDAISLTWLQQLPLPRLELDLFSGELASFLERYQRACKELEYMFFDATTDVGLPTVYGLQLSPANRRVTTLVSCSTSLDPATAVMGSIREMAAGRIAFRQPRPTPENLEEFTEIFHGASYMARAEQAGAFDFLVHSGRTRLLSEMPGMSNADSRQALRTVLDRLKQKQLEAFAVDLSTDEALRAGMRVVRVLIPRLQPLAFHYRARYLAHPRLYEGPEQMGYPVHPEERLNQWPQPFA from the coding sequence ATGGATCCCGGTCATCAACCCGATAAATTGAATGGTTTATTCCAACCGCTCGGAGGGTTGCTCGGCGGATTCACGCGCTTTCGCGCCGCATCGGACGAGCCGCTTCTTTTCACGAGGATTGAGCGGCTCGGCGACGTGGGACAGGTCTGGTCCAATGTGGGCAGGAAACGGCGCGGTCCCCATGTGCGCGAATCAGTGGAGGGAGCGGGAGTTGGCCTGAGCGAGCCTGCCGCCGCTGTCCGGGCAAAAGCGGAAGCCTTGGAGAGATATTGCGCCTGCGTTTTGACCGATGACCAGTTTATCCGCGCCAGCGCCAATGAACTGGGAGGCGCGGCACTGGACCTCTCGATTATTCCTCGATGCAGCGCCAACGAACTCTCAAATCCGAGATGCCCTCTCCTGTTGCCGGATAAGGCCCTTCCAATTCGATGGGTGAAAGGTATCTCGCTTTTTGACGGCAGGCAGGTCTATCTGCCGGTGATAATGATTTATCTCTATGCCGGAATCGAAGGGCCGGGCGAACGAATCTGGTTTCCGATCTCCACCGGCTGCGCCGCACACACCACGTTGGAGTCTGCATTGCTGGCGGGCATTCTGGAGGTGGTGGAGCGCGATGCCATCAGCCTCACTTGGCTCCAGCAGCTTCCACTTCCGCGCCTTGAACTCGATCTCTTCTCCGGAGAGCTGGCCTCATTTTTGGAGCGGTACCAGCGTGCATGCAAGGAACTGGAGTACATGTTTTTCGATGCCACGACAGACGTGGGGCTTCCGACCGTCTACGGCTTGCAGTTGTCCCCGGCGAACAGGCGAGTGACGACCCTCGTCTCTTGCAGCACGTCGCTTGATCCCGCAACGGCCGTAATGGGTTCGATTCGTGAAATGGCCGCGGGCCGGATAGCCTTCCGGCAACCCAGGCCCACCCCCGAAAACCTGGAGGAGTTCACGGAAATATTCCATGGCGCCAGCTACATGGCGCGCGCTGAACAGGCCGGTGCATTCGATTTCCTTGTGCACTCCGGCCGCACGCGGCTCTTGAGTGAAATGCCTGGCATGTCCAACGCGGATTCCAGGCAGGCCTTGCGCACGGTGCTGGATAGGCTCAAGCAGAAACAGCTTGAGGCATTCGCCGTTGATCTGAGCACGGACGAAGCCTTGCGAGCAGGCATGCGCGTGGTGCGGGTATTGATACCGCGCCTCCAGCCGCTCGCTTTTCACTATCGCGCACGCTATCTCGCACATCCGCGCCTTTATGAAGGGCCGGAACAGATGGGCTATCCGGTCCATCCGGAAGAGAGATTAAACCAATGGCCACAGCCATTTGCATGA
- the cysC gene encoding adenylyl-sulfate kinase — MLRFLTAGSVDDGKSTLIGRLLYESGGVYQDQLDSIRKASGRTTSGMDLSLLTDGLKAEREQAITIDVAYRYFSTKKRKFIIADVPGHEQYTRNMVTGASTADAVVLLVEARKGILEQTRRHAYLTRLLGIRRMVVAVNKMDLVGFSEPVFQSIKEKFNAASGYMNGVETYFLPVSALTGDNVVRRSNKMGWYNGPSLLELLETLPIEDDRNLHDFRFAVQYVVRPNQDFRGYAGQVASGIIRPGDEVTALPSGRTTRIKEILLHARSLDQAFPPQSVVLTLADEIDLARGDMLVCPERPPAVTNRLIADVIWMSQTPLRVNWPYLIKHAGQTLCCSVLSILHRTDAGTLKKIRCNNLCLNEVGVVEIQTHKPAFVDSYAANRATGSFILIDPSNNDTAGAGIISAPSSLPLPGPHTNPVAGLPSNLVQQQQRGLTVWLTGLSGAGKTTICSALYTELLARAFRVEVLDGDVIRKLFCSDLGFSKEDRDENIRRIGLVAELLTRNGVVVLISAISPYRVAREEVRARIGDFIEVYVNTPLEVCERRDPKGLYRKARRGEIAGFTGIDDPYEAPLAPDVECHADRESLRTCVGKVMSAILAFFAAAPPDSLSEMQDGAAIE; from the coding sequence ATGCTGCGGTTTCTGACCGCCGGCAGCGTGGACGATGGCAAATCGACACTGATCGGCCGCCTGCTCTATGAGTCAGGCGGCGTTTACCAGGACCAGTTGGATTCAATCCGCAAAGCCTCAGGGCGGACGACAAGCGGCATGGACCTTTCTCTCCTCACCGATGGCTTGAAAGCCGAGCGCGAGCAGGCAATCACCATTGACGTGGCTTACCGTTATTTTTCCACGAAAAAACGGAAATTCATTATCGCGGACGTTCCGGGTCACGAGCAATATACGCGCAACATGGTCACCGGAGCTTCCACGGCGGACGCGGTTGTGCTCCTGGTGGAAGCCCGCAAAGGCATTCTGGAACAAACACGCAGACATGCCTACCTGACGCGGCTGCTGGGCATCCGGAGGATGGTGGTTGCAGTGAACAAGATGGACCTGGTCGGCTTCAGCGAACCGGTTTTCCAGTCCATCAAGGAAAAGTTCAACGCGGCCAGTGGATACATGAACGGAGTAGAAACCTACTTTCTTCCCGTGAGCGCCCTCACCGGCGACAACGTAGTGCGGCGCAGCAACAAGATGGGCTGGTACAACGGGCCGTCATTGCTGGAGCTGCTGGAGACGCTTCCCATCGAAGATGACCGCAACCTGCATGATTTCAGGTTTGCCGTGCAGTACGTGGTGCGTCCGAACCAGGATTTCCGCGGCTACGCCGGGCAGGTTGCGTCGGGGATCATCCGCCCCGGCGACGAGGTCACTGCCTTGCCTTCGGGCCGCACCACGCGGATCAAAGAGATCCTGCTCCATGCCAGAAGCCTGGACCAGGCTTTTCCGCCGCAATCGGTGGTGCTCACTTTGGCTGACGAGATTGACCTGGCCCGGGGGGACATGCTGGTTTGCCCCGAGCGGCCCCCAGCGGTCACGAACCGGCTGATCGCGGACGTGATCTGGATGTCACAAACTCCCTTGCGAGTCAATTGGCCCTATCTTATCAAGCACGCGGGACAAACCCTATGCTGCAGTGTTCTCAGCATTCTCCACCGGACAGACGCCGGCACCCTGAAGAAGATCAGGTGTAACAACCTGTGCCTGAATGAGGTTGGAGTGGTGGAGATACAGACCCACAAGCCGGCGTTCGTCGATTCGTACGCCGCCAATCGGGCAACGGGGAGTTTCATCCTCATCGATCCTTCGAACAACGACACGGCCGGAGCGGGAATTATTTCAGCTCCGTCCTCACTGCCTCTGCCGGGGCCGCACACGAACCCGGTTGCGGGCCTTCCCTCAAATCTGGTCCAGCAGCAGCAGCGCGGGCTCACGGTGTGGCTCACCGGGCTGAGTGGCGCGGGAAAAACGACGATCTGCAGCGCGCTCTATACGGAGTTGCTGGCCCGCGCGTTTCGTGTCGAGGTGCTCGATGGCGATGTGATCCGCAAGCTGTTTTGCAGCGATCTGGGCTTCAGCAAGGAAGACCGCGACGAGAACATCCGCAGAATCGGGCTGGTGGCCGAGTTGCTCACCCGGAACGGCGTCGTGGTGCTGATTTCCGCCATTTCTCCTTATCGCGTCGCGCGTGAGGAAGTACGCGCCAGGATCGGTGACTTCATTGAGGTATATGTAAACACGCCGCTGGAGGTATGTGAACGGCGCGATCCGAAAGGGCTCTACAGGAAAGCGCGCCGGGGCGAGATCGCGGGGTTCACCGGCATTGACGATCCTTATGAGGCGCCGCTAGCCCCTGACGTGGAGTGCCATGCCGACAGGGAAAGCCTGCGCACGTGCGTGGGCAAAGTCATGTCCGCCATTCTTGCTTTCTTTGCCGCGGCGCCGCCGGATTCCTTATCCGAAATGCAGGATGGTGCTGCGATTGAATGA